The genomic stretch TATATGTAGGTTTCGTATTGTGAGTTATGTATTAGGGATCATCCCAGTGTTTACTTTCCTCCCTATGATAAAGAGGTGAATTGTTTGAATAATCAACAAAGTCTATAACAATATCAAGGAGggaacaacaacaatcaaagaGGAAATAACCTAAATTTTTGCCAAAGATGGAGAAAATATGCAAGTCCATTAAATAAACAACAACCATATCAAAATTATAGTAGAGTCAACCTCAACCAAGGAAATATGCAAAAAATAGAGGATACACTTAATCATTTTATGCAGGTGTTGATGGCCAACCAAAAACAAATTGATGCATCAATCAAAAATTTGGAAGTACAAATGGGACATATTGCAAAATCCCTAGCTAATTTATTTCCTTGGTAAATTTTAGAGAGCcgatttttttcaatttgtaagttttgccAGTTTATCAAGGTGAATAAAAGTTAGAACGTATATATGGACTCTGTGGCCCAATGGATAAGGCGCTGGTCTACGGAACCAGAGattctgggttcgatccccagcagagtcgcttttaaatttttgattttCCATCTGTTTTTAAATCTTAACGAAGTTAactatatttttagtttttattgaAAATTCTCATTTTGATCTTTTAATTTTGTAATCAAATGTTAGTCTTATCAAATCACCTTTATTATCATATTTTCCTAAGgctatgtttgcgagtttggaaggGAGGAGAGGGAAAGGTtccgaaaacaaaattttaaaaattataggaaaatatttgacatcttttgaaaaaatgattttgtttataaTGATAAAAGAGTTATTTTCATTACAAAATGATTTTGATAGTTATAAATATGATTTTCTCTCATTTGTTGTAAAATAATTTGTAGAAGGTGCATAAGGTATAAATTCTAGTGATAAATAAAAGGTATAAAATCTTAAAAAGTTTATATTCTTAGGGTTTGGCTGCCTATTTGACTTATTAGAGGGATTTGGGAAACACATTAAACACTTTGTGTTTGTGCAATTCTTCTATTGAAAGTTAGTGAGATTGGGAAACACTTGGATATAAATATGATTTTGTTTGAGAACTCCAAAGATTATATTCTTGTAACTCATATTATAATCTCTTGTAACAGCTTTTAAAGTATAGTGAATCGGTGAGCTGTAGATCGATTTGATCAAACTAGGTAAACAATTTCCTATGTTTTGcctacttttattttttattaaggtTATTTTTTTGTTGTCATTTTTTTTGTCCCACACATCAAAATTTTGGTGTGTGAAAACCATTTGTACTAATTTTCTCAACAAGTGGCACTCACCATGGGGAAGAGAGATTAAGTTTACAAGTGAACACCATGGATTCCAAATGGGACATCGAGAATTATTCCAAAGACAATGACTTTGGATTGTGGAAGGTGAAGATGTAAGAAATACTAATTCAATAAAGGGAAATGGATATTGATGCATGCAAGCCTTACATAAGTTAAGAAGACCAAGATGATGCAAGGCCAGAACTGTCATTATCTTGTGGAGTGAAGATAAAATATTAAGGGAAGTCGCGAGGTAGAAGACCGCGACTGAGATGTTGGTCAAGCTTGAAtcattatatatgaaaaattcaTTGGATCACAGATTGTCTCTGAAACAACAACTTTATTCTTTCTGTATGGTGGAGATTAAATCTAATATGGAGCAACTAGCAAAATTTCACAAAATCATTCATGATTTGCAAAATATAAATgggaaaaattaaatatgaggatAAGAATCTACTCTTATTAAGTTCATAACACAGATCCTTTGAGCACTTTAAGGATTTATTGAAAGGAAAGAACTATTATTTTGGATGAAGTTCAGATGACCGTAATATCAAAGAGTTATCAAAGTTGAAATATTTGAAGGTTGATTATAGTGGTGAAGACTTAAGTGTCTCAAGAAGGAGTTAGATTAGAGGAAACCATAAAGGAAATAGATCTAGGGCAAATTATAAATCCAAGGTTTTTGAAAAGTCAAAGTTTACATGTTTCACTTGTCACAAAATCGATCACTTCAAGACAGATTGCCCCAAAAGAGGGAACAAGGGTGATCCTATTCATATTTTGATCGCCTCGAACAAAGATGGTTATGAAAGTGTTTATGCAACTAGTGGTAACAAGTTTGGAAATAAAGAAGATTTGGGTTATGGATTCAATTTtctcttatcacatgtgtccaGGGAAAGAATATTTTGAAACTTTGAAGACGAAATAAGATGGAGGTGTTCATCTTTTAAACAATAAGGCTTGCAAAGTTCATGGTATTGATACAGTAAGACTAAAAGTGTTCAATGGCCATGAGTTTCTTCTATGGAATAGAAGGTATGTTCCCAAACTTAAGcgaaaattatttttcataagcATGTTTGATGATCTAGGATGGTGCACTAGAATTTAATATGAGGTGCTGAAAATTTAGCGTGGTACATTAATAATGGCTAAATCGTCCAAAATGTGTGGGTAGTATATTTTGGATGGTTCCACTGTTATTAGTCATCCATCATTAGTTAGTCAATACCTTCCTGATAAATCTAAGTTGTGGCATATCATGTTATGGCATATTTCAATGAAAGAGGTTTAGTTGAACTTGCTAAACAAGGTTTGATAGGGAGTAAGAAGTTAAATAAACTATAATTTTGTGATAACTGCATTCTAGGAAAACAACACAAGGTGAAGTTTGAGAGTAGTGTGCAAAATTTTAGTAGACTTTTGAGTATGTTCACTCAATCTATAGGGTCCGGAAAGGGTGGCAACTCAAGAGGGTGGATTATATTTCCTCTCTattattgatgatttttctaAAAGAGCATGAGTCTGCATTCTGAAAAGTAAAAGTGACATGTACATTTCAAAATTTTAATGAATGATATACTCTTATAGTGAATCAATTAGAAACTAAACTTAATGTATTAAGAACCGAAAATAGCCTAAAGTTTGTTTTAGATAAGTTTAGTGAGTTTTGCATGAAACATGGTATCAAGAGGCATAAAATTGTTGCAAATCCCTTTAGTTTGGAACCACATGGTTCATACCCAATTATTTCCTTGAACTTTCTGTTTTGTCATATTACACTGCTTTTACTTTTGGCTATTCAACTAAAATTTGATAAACTAATCTAATTAAAACTTATTCATCCTGTCAAATATTAACATACTTCTTACTATTGGCTGCAAACTTCAAAATTAAACAATGTTGATACAACTATTGACTTTTGGTGTTTATTCATGTTCACATACGCAAATATTACAGTCACATAAACTTTATATTCTTTTGATTTTGTAATCTGCATTGTTGTACTCATAAAATGAAGACTATCATCGCAAAGCATGTGAGCATGGCCTTGGTTCATTGATCCTAACACTTAAAAGATCTCATCTACAGTTTAACATCATAACAGGTTGAGAAATGTCTTTATTTTGCATATTGTGAAATTTTATTTTGTGCCCTactttttttatgaattattgtGGTCACTAGGACCATCAACACATTTGGAAGTTCACACTTGAATCCAAATTTCATCAGTAATATATCAGGTACTgcaataactaattacaagaccCTATATACAATTAACCTTTTATTTACCAACATTAATGCAGTGAAGTAACTCAATATGGTTAACAAATTAAACCCTTGCAAAAAAAACAATAACTTTACTGCTAGGCTTGTTTGTAATTCTGAAATGTATTTACTGATTGGGTGTACATACcatttaggattcacttaattagGATATGAAGCAATATGTATCATCTCAAACTTAAGTGAATATAATCACAAGGTTCTCACACCTAATAGTGTGAAAACACAAACACTATATATTCCTTTACCATCACCCTTTAGTTCATATAACATATTCAAATGTGACATAAATGCATTGCTCTCAGTggataatgatttgaattttatAGTGCAACCTTAAACCCAGACCACCATCCTTCTTACATTAGGATAATTCATCCCATGCCATCCAACGAATACCTTTATTATTACTACCTCCCCCACCAGAAGGAAtccaacatcttctcaatatctttaaCCACCCCATATGGAATTATACACACACTCATGATATAAGATGGAATAGATTGCAAAACTGATTTTATCATCACCTCATTACCAGCCTTAGATGGAGATCTATCCCTCAAAGAATTGATCCTCTTCCAAATACGATCCTTAATAAAAGAAACGTCTCCTTTTTACGCCTGCCAATCAGAAGACAATCCCAAATGCGTACCCGTCCCTAACACATGACGAACACCCATAATATTAGCAATGTTCTCTTGGGCCGGTATACTAAGGTTGCGACTGAAGAAGACCTCGGACTTGGTTAAATTAATCTCTTACCCTGACGCATTAGCATAGATCATCAGTATCTCCATAAGGTGAGACACCTCCTCAATAGTAGCCCTGCAAACCCTACATGATGATTGATAAATTGataaattgatatatatatatatatatatatatatatatatatatatatatatatatatatatatatatatatatatatatatatatatatatatatatatattgataggAACGGAAAAGAAATATCTAAGTTTTGACTCAATTGacaaattttaattcttttgaacATTTAATTCTTGAATTATTTGAAAACTTTTGCCTTGCCTAATCATTCTATCAAGTTGAAAATAAGCACAACTATTATATTGTTGAGAAATTTGGATCAATCAAAAGGTTTGTGTAATGGTACAAGACTAGCCAATCATGTCATTAAAGCAAAAATTATTTTAGGAAAAAATATTGGAAACTTATTTATATTCCAAGGATGTCATTGTCACCTTCCCAATCACCATGGTCTTTCAAGCTTGTCAAAAgacaattttttattattgtctCTTTTGCCATGACTATTAACAAGTCTCAAGGACAATCATTGGACCACGTCGGTTTGTACTTGCCGAAAGAGATTTTTAGTCACGACCAACTATATTTTCATAAAGTCAAAAGCAAGCAAGGGTTGAAAATCTTGATTCATGACAAAGCGAAACAAACTTTGGATATTACCACATTATATTCAAAGAACTTTTTTAAAACATCTAAAAAGTATATATAACTTAAATATCTAAATggaattttcatttaaatttcataatatttcctcttctattattttttctttctaacTTCATCTTATTTTCTTGCAAATTCTCTATTTTTACTAATTGTGTGTCAAAAGATTTTCGCTTTATAATTTTGTTGTTCTTATTTTCTTGTAGTTTGATATGTAAACTTCTTGATCAATACACAAAATTTCTTATAATGTTATTCATATCATTTAGAAAATGCTACATCAAATATTCGATACCGCACGCAAGGATATGTTATTAGTTTTCtaacaatatattttttgaaCGCAGTTTTCTAACAATATATtaatatcaaaaaaatcataataattactacattgaaattttcaaaaataacacTTATAAAAGAACAGAGAAGGAagtaattaaacaaataaataaaagaggttaaaggtagtgcactgacagtataaaaaagttttacactgtcatccaatagaaacaaatcgttttgccatgtcatataagtttttttaaaattacagtctgacttgtcctgattcatggtcgtgattggttgacagtgtaaaacttttttacactgtcagttcatcacccattttctctaaaTAAAAAACTCGCCCAACATAAGCCAATCATATATTTAAGCCAAAAATCTTATAGGTAATAtcccaatttttaaaatttaaaattctaaCTTGATTTGGAATAGTacaattccttttttttttttcttgcaaCTGGTATGGGTGATTTTGGCGCACAAAAGAGAATCGCCGTAACAAACCACCACGGTGAAAACCTCGTCGGAGTATTACACGACGCTGCTTCCACCGCACTCGTCATCGTTTGCCATGGTTTTCAATCATCCAAGGTTCTCATCACGCTCTTCCCGTTTTCCACGTTAACCTAATTTCAGAAATCTTCATTATTGCATTTCAGAATCGTTTTATGTAAATTCATGATTTCACTGTTATCTAGGAAAGGATCCCCATGGTGAACCTTGCTGGTGCTCTGGAAAAAAACGGAATCAGTGCTTTTCGCTTCGACTTTGCCGGAAACGGGTAAGATCCTCTGCAATGGAAAATGAACAAAGATAATTTAATAttgaactattttttattttttattttgctaAGGACTCGTTATACTGTGTTCTAGGGAAAGTGAAGGTTCGTTTCAGTATGGTAACTACTACAGAGAAGTTGAAGATCTACGAGCTATAGTCCAACACTTCCGTGGGGAGAAATATGTAATTACTGCAATTGTTGGTCATAGTAAAGGTCAGATTACTGTTATGCACTTCTTATTATGTGAAACTGAATTTTGGAATGGACTGAACTGACAACTCATAGGGATATTTCAATGGCGGTTTGTAGTTGTTTTCTCTCTTGATACTGTAACacattttgatacatttttttgttCAGCTTCTCTTTAATAGAGGCTATCAATATCCTAAAAGTATGTGATGGCATTGTTAGTATACACAGTTTAGATACGTATCGAGTTTTGGATGTTTAATATTGTAAAGAAGAAGTTATAACCAGAATGATTGTTTGTCAGAGTTGGGTGTAGCATTGATCTATAGGTAAATATGACAGAAAACTGTCTAAGATATGGCAGGGACATGTACAATTTATTGGTAAAAATGTTTGAGAAATTATTAGAGAATACTGATTCTAAAGACAAAAAGAGGACAAAGTTGACATTGATGAAActgaatatataataattatacagTTTAAGTGGAGATTATGGTTTTCAATAGGTTTGCAGAGAATGTCGTCTTTGGTAGGTTTGCAGGTAAATGAAACTGAAGTTCCCTATGAATGTGATAGAATTTTCCGTTTGATTACAAAAAGTGGACCAATCTCACATATGAAACTGTATATATAATAAACAATTATACAGTTTTAGTGTAGAATGAAGTCCTCCATAGGCTTGTAGGAAAATGGAACTGAAGTTCTCTGTGATTGTGATAGAGTTTTTCCTATACAAGTCTCTCATAATCCTCATTTTTTCGTGTTATTCACACTCAATGGAATGGTTTCTGCAGGGGGTAATGTGGTTCTGTTATATGCCTCAAAATATAAGGATGTTCATACTGTTGTCAATATATCTGGGCGGTTTAACCTAGCAAGAGGCATGGAGAGTCGCTTGGGAGAAAATTTTATACAAAGGATGAAACAAGATGGATTTATcgatgttaaaaataaaaaaggtgaGCAATGAAATGTAAATATTCGTCTATCATCTATTCATCTATCATTTGTGGATCAAATCAGCATGTCTTGATAAACTTTTTCTCGCTTCTTTATTCTGTTGCTGCCGTGAACATTTTGACTTAATGTTTAAAATGAAAAAGGGTAGAATTATATGCTCTCATGTTACTGACAATCTCTATTGTTGTTGAATGTTACACCTCTTCATCAATATGTTGCTTTTCTTGTGGTAGGGAAGACTGTGTATCGTGTAACTGAAGAAAGTTTAATGGACCGTCTAAATACTATAACCCATCTTGCCTGCTTATCAATCCCTGAAAATTGCAGGTAAGGTTTGTGATTACATCTAATAGCATACAGATCTTTCTCTTCCTCATAAAATTTGATGTCAAACGCTTCTTCATTCTTTACAGTTACTAATTACTTGATCAGTATTGAAACAGGGTGTTGACAATTCATGGATCCATGGATGAAACTGTACCTGTAGAAGATGCTTTAGAGTTTGCTAAGTTCATATCGAATCATGAACTGCGCATCATAGAAGGGGCTGATCATGAATATACTTCTCATCAAGATGAATTGACCAGTTTAGTGTTGGACTTTATCAAGGTTCATAATGATAAGGAAAACAATACATCTAAGCAGACACGATTCCGAAGAGTAGATAAACCTATCCATTCACGTTTCTAATACTTGCGGAATATGCGGATCTGGTACCTCATTTTAACCTAGCCTTCTTACTAATAAAGAGGACAGACTCGTCCTATTTCTTGCATCTCTAGTGCCCACCAGACAGCCAATAATTATTAGCTGTCAGAGTTAAAGAAAATCGACCAATAGTTTCTCATTATTAGGCCTCAACAATTACACATCTGACGAGAACTACCGCATCATCACTGCCAGGTTATCAACCTGACATTATACTCTTGTTGTTAAAAGTTTATGCTCTTCCATTTACAGCGGATTTTATTATCACAAGCGAGCAGACACAAGTAACAAGCAATTGAATGGCAACCACCACAACAATTGATCCTGGAGGCAAGGGCGGGGCCAAATGTCCAACTCATCTATGCGATTTGACCAGAAAAAATTATGACACCTACTTTAGTATGACAAACATGTTACTAAATGCAGGAGGGGGGCACACAATATTTCTATCTTACATGCTAAAAACTTGAGAGACACAGTACTTTATCATTGCATTATCAAGGGAAAATTTTTGGGGGGTCACTGTGCTTCCCCTTAGAATGGCCCCTGCTTGGAAGCTGACTGTTTGTTTTACAGAGTTGAGAGGACATGGTACCTACTACAGTACTGCTGTTATAGATATAATTTTG from Vicia villosa cultivar HV-30 ecotype Madison, WI linkage group LG4, Vvil1.0, whole genome shotgun sequence encodes the following:
- the LOC131596397 gene encoding putative uncharacterized protein YDL057W isoform X1 codes for the protein MGDFGAQKRIAVTNHHGENLVGVLHDAASTALVIVCHGFQSSKERIPMVNLAGALEKNGISAFRFDFAGNGESEGSFQYGNYYREVEDLRAIVQHFRGEKYVITAIVGHSKGGNVVLLYASKYKDVHTVVNISGRFNLARGMESRLGENFIQRMKQDGFIDVKNKKGKTVYRVTEESLMDRLNTITHLACLSIPENCRVLTIHGSMDETVPVEDALEFAKFISNHELRIIEGADHEYTSHQDELTSLVLDFIKVHNDKENNTSKQTRFRRVDKPIHSRF
- the LOC131596397 gene encoding uncharacterized protein LOC131596397 isoform X2 yields the protein MGDFGAQKRIAVTNHHGENLVGVLHDAASTALVIVCHGFQSSKERIPMVNLAGALEKNGISAFRFDFAGNGESEGSFQYGNYYREVEDLRAIVQHFRGEKYVITAIVGHSKGGNVVLLYASKYKDVHTVVNISGRFNLARGMESRLGENFIQRMKQDGFIDVKNKKGKTVYRVTEESLMDRLNTITHLACLSIPENCSIETGC